A window from Thermodesulforhabdus norvegica encodes these proteins:
- a CDS encoding IS3 family transposase, whose translation MLRVKTELEAQGHKVSLRKVAEWLGVPWSTVQYKPRKRKPVTVDREVEQAIYQLIQRYPRYGYRRITVMLRRRMGLIVNKKK comes from the coding sequence GTGCTGCGAGTGAAAACGGAGCTTGAGGCCCAGGGCCATAAGGTCAGCTTGCGAAAAGTTGCCGAATGGTTAGGGGTGCCCTGGTCAACGGTTCAGTACAAGCCTCGAAAGCGCAAACCGGTAACAGTTGACCGCGAGGTCGAACAGGCCATTTACCAGCTGATCCAACGTTATCCCCGTTATGGTTATCGACGGATCACCGTCATGCTCCGCCGACGTATGGGCCTCATAGTAAACAAGAAAAAG
- a CDS encoding HD domain-containing protein: MWKQEILSFVEKFEHPAWGVSHFKRVYELSLHLAELQGMKVDEECLFAAAYLHDIGAFEPYKQSGVDHAERSALIADEILASVGFPMEKTPLVKEIIRGHMFYVDPVDRNEVILFHDADTLEFMGWVGIARLLSIVGLDDWTPDLASAVKLIERFSRELPDRLYTPQAKEMGQTRQAEMLIFLTGLSDETSGLETL, from the coding sequence ATGTGGAAGCAAGAGATTCTTTCTTTTGTTGAGAAGTTTGAGCACCCCGCTTGGGGAGTGTCACATTTCAAGCGAGTCTACGAGTTATCATTGCACTTAGCCGAGTTACAGGGAATGAAAGTCGATGAGGAGTGTCTCTTTGCCGCGGCCTATCTACACGATATCGGCGCGTTTGAACCTTACAAGCAATCAGGAGTGGATCATGCCGAAAGATCAGCTCTGATTGCGGATGAGATACTCGCTTCAGTTGGTTTTCCTATGGAAAAAACACCATTGGTGAAAGAGATCATTCGGGGGCATATGTTTTACGTGGATCCGGTGGACCGCAACGAGGTGATCCTCTTCCACGATGCTGACACATTGGAATTTATGGGATGGGTTGGTATTGCGCGGTTGCTTTCGATTGTGGGGCTTGACGATTGGACACCTGATTTGGCTAGTGCGGTTAAGCTGATCGAACGGTTTAGTCGAGAGTTGCCTGACAGGCTCTATACTCCTCAAGCCAAGGAGATGGGCCAAACCAGACAGGCGGAGATGTTGATCTTCCTTACAGGATTGTCGGATGAAACGAGCGGATTAGAAACGCTGTAG
- a CDS encoding ferredoxin — MKVKIDYELCMGDRNCNSLCPEVFGFDEDKLRAVVLVEEVPTHLEDTVRRAARECGASAIIIEE, encoded by the coding sequence ATGAAAGTAAAAATAGATTACGAGCTTTGCATGGGAGATCGTAATTGTAATTCCCTCTGCCCCGAAGTGTTCGGCTTTGACGAAGATAAGCTAAGGGCGGTCGTTTTGGTAGAAGAGGTTCCCACACATCTGGAAGATACGGTTCGCCGGGCCGCCCGAGAATGCGGAGCCAGTGCCATAATCATCGAAGAATAA
- a CDS encoding nitroreductase family protein: protein MDALKAITERRAINFFDPGRNVPEETLQKIIETANLAPSSFNLQPWHIIVVRDAEKKKILRQCAMNQPKVEEAPVVLIVVADPYAVEEHLERVLEDRLKKGYLTDEGQKEAVRKAVKKLYGEPDSKKRIIFATKNTAFFAMTLMIAARAFGLETHPMDGFDEDCVKKEFAVPEDKIIPCLIAMGYPKPDLKLLERPMRRPVNEFIHDDLW from the coding sequence ATGGATGCTCTGAAAGCCATAACCGAACGTAGGGCCATAAACTTCTTCGACCCCGGTAGAAACGTTCCCGAAGAGACCTTACAAAAAATCATCGAAACGGCAAACCTCGCCCCCTCATCCTTCAACCTCCAGCCCTGGCATATAATAGTCGTTCGGGATGCCGAAAAGAAAAAGATACTCAGGCAGTGCGCCATGAACCAGCCAAAAGTAGAGGAAGCCCCCGTTGTTTTGATAGTCGTGGCGGATCCTTATGCCGTTGAGGAGCATCTGGAAAGAGTTCTCGAAGATCGGCTCAAAAAGGGATATCTGACCGATGAAGGTCAGAAAGAAGCAGTCCGAAAGGCCGTAAAAAAACTCTACGGTGAGCCCGATTCAAAGAAACGAATCATATTCGCCACAAAAAATACGGCCTTCTTCGCAATGACTCTGATGATAGCCGCCAGGGCCTTCGGGCTGGAAACCCATCCCATGGATGGATTTGACGAAGATTGTGTAAAGAAAGAATTCGCAGTTCCGGAAGATAAGATAATTCCTTGTCTTATCGCCATGGGATACCCAAAACCCGATCTTAAGCTGTTGGAACGACCGATGAGACGCCCTGTTAACGAGTTTATTCACGATGACCTATGGTAG
- a CDS encoding TRAP transporter large permease translates to MISDPIILALFMFTLMFIFLLAGLWIGFSLMLAGMCGMLLYNFQLPPSISIWSKMGALIANSVWNSLNSWSLTALPLFVLMGEVLYRTAISTQLLNGLVPWLTRVPGRLLHINVFACSLFAAISGSSAATTATVGRITLSELSRRGYDRDIALGSLAGAGTLGFLIPPSLIMIIYGVLSDVSIGKLFIAGIIPGLMLAGMYSGYIMIRALLNPSIVPQEREDYSWAERFRRLRQLLPTFGLIFAVLGGIYLGITTPTEAAAIGVMGAYALAFFSGNMNRKIFSETLFQAVKTTCMICFIIMGAAFLSQVVGFTGIARSISEFIAAMKLSPYVLIMVLGVMYLFLGMILDGISIVVMTLPITLPIVTAAGFHPLWFGIFLVFMVELSQITPPVGFSLFVIQGISGEDIARILRATFPFFLIMILMVVIVTAFPQVVFYLPQKMIGK, encoded by the coding sequence ATGATTTCCGATCCGATAATCCTTGCTTTATTCATGTTTACCCTTATGTTTATCTTCCTTCTGGCGGGGTTATGGATAGGCTTTTCTCTTATGCTGGCGGGAATGTGCGGCATGCTTCTTTATAATTTTCAGCTCCCCCCGTCCATCTCCATCTGGAGTAAAATGGGAGCACTGATAGCTAATTCGGTCTGGAACAGCCTTAACTCCTGGTCACTGACTGCATTGCCCCTCTTTGTGCTTATGGGAGAAGTGCTGTATCGCACGGCTATCTCAACTCAGCTCTTAAACGGCCTGGTACCGTGGCTTACCAGGGTACCGGGAAGGCTACTTCATATAAATGTATTCGCCTGTTCTCTCTTTGCGGCTATATCAGGCTCCAGCGCGGCCACAACCGCAACGGTAGGCCGTATTACTTTGAGTGAGCTTTCAAGGAGAGGTTATGATCGAGACATCGCTCTGGGATCCCTTGCCGGGGCGGGAACTCTGGGTTTTTTGATACCACCAAGCCTCATAATGATAATCTACGGCGTCTTGTCCGACGTTTCCATAGGTAAGCTTTTTATTGCCGGAATCATTCCCGGTTTGATGCTGGCCGGGATGTATTCCGGTTACATAATGATAAGGGCTTTGCTGAACCCGTCGATTGTGCCGCAGGAAAGAGAAGATTATTCATGGGCAGAGCGGTTCAGGAGACTCCGTCAGCTCCTGCCCACCTTTGGACTGATTTTTGCGGTGCTCGGAGGCATTTATCTGGGGATAACCACACCAACAGAAGCAGCGGCAATCGGTGTGATGGGTGCGTACGCTCTGGCTTTTTTTTCCGGGAATATGAACCGGAAAATCTTCTCGGAGACTCTTTTCCAGGCAGTAAAAACAACCTGTATGATCTGTTTCATAATTATGGGAGCGGCCTTTCTCTCGCAGGTTGTGGGTTTTACGGGCATTGCAAGGTCTATCAGCGAGTTTATAGCGGCTATGAAACTTTCTCCCTACGTGCTTATTATGGTTTTGGGGGTTATGTACCTGTTCCTCGGCATGATACTCGACGGGATATCGATTGTCGTAATGACACTCCCCATCACATTACCAATCGTTACGGCAGCCGGTTTTCATCCGCTATGGTTTGGAATTTTCCTGGTTTTCATGGTGGAATTGTCCCAGATAACCCCTCCTGTCGGTTTCAGCCTTTTTGTCATTCAGGGAATATCCGGTGAGGACATTGCCCGGATATTAAGGGCCACTTTTCCTTTTTTTCTGATTATGATTTTAATGGTCGTTATAGTTACGGCCTTTCCCCAGGTCGTTTTCTACCTGCCCCAGAAAATGATCGGTAAATGA
- a CDS encoding TRAP transporter small permease subunit produces the protein MNRLVRLLDTITRVGAVLASLAMISVVLLIGLEILLRSLFRTSTLIADEYSGYLMVSIVAFGLGHTLTEEGHIRITLLTSRLSPGKYRLLDTLTSFVGAVLSAFCTYHSFFMVKDTFSLGMRADSIAETPLFIPQIPVVAGFLFLTIAFVRRILQNLKPDYSG, from the coding sequence ATGAATAGACTGGTACGTCTTTTGGATACCATAACCAGGGTCGGGGCCGTGTTGGCTTCTCTGGCAATGATTTCTGTTGTTTTGCTGATAGGGTTGGAGATTCTTCTCAGATCTCTCTTTCGTACTTCCACACTGATTGCAGACGAATACAGCGGATATCTGATGGTTTCCATAGTGGCCTTCGGCCTCGGCCATACCCTTACCGAGGAAGGTCATATTAGAATTACTCTCTTGACTTCCAGACTGAGTCCGGGGAAGTACCGTCTTCTCGACACCCTGACCTCTTTTGTAGGTGCAGTGCTTTCGGCATTCTGCACTTACCACTCCTTTTTCATGGTCAAAGACACTTTTAGCCTGGGAATGAGGGCGGATTCTATAGCGGAGACACCGCTATTTATTCCGCAAATTCCTGTGGTGGCAGGTTTTCTTTTTCTCACGATAGCCTTCGTTCGGCGTATTCTCCAAAATCTCAAGCCAGATTATAGCGGGTAG
- a CDS encoding TRAP transporter substrate-binding protein — protein sequence MKPLKFKRTALTMVLLIFGLPVFTTQASEVIKLNLNAIYGPTSFHTEGAVKFAELVKEYTKGTVEITVHPGGSLGFKGPELLKVVKDGQVPMSDILMGVVAGSEHVFGISSLPRLVKSYDEARKLYDECRPLYEKAAMKWNQKFLYAAPWPPSGLVTKKPVRKPEDIKGLKTRTYDKNGANFLRELGGSPVSLPWGEVYSSLRTGMIDSVLTSAESTKNGKFWEVLSYFTKINYAYPLNMVTINLDYWNALSREQQEAILKAAAEIEASQWAASEKRNEEALRIIQEQGIKVEEETPELTKAMDEAAKKIVMEFLKDASDEERKILEKYIE from the coding sequence ATGAAGCCTTTGAAATTCAAAAGAACGGCGTTGACCATGGTTCTGTTGATTTTCGGACTGCCCGTTTTTACGACTCAGGCATCGGAAGTCATAAAGCTGAACCTGAACGCCATTTACGGTCCCACGAGCTTTCATACGGAAGGCGCTGTGAAGTTTGCAGAGCTGGTAAAGGAGTATACCAAAGGAACTGTGGAGATAACCGTTCATCCCGGAGGTAGTCTTGGATTTAAAGGCCCTGAACTCCTAAAAGTCGTAAAAGACGGGCAGGTTCCGATGTCCGACATACTTATGGGTGTCGTTGCAGGTAGCGAACATGTCTTTGGCATCAGTTCTCTGCCCCGCCTTGTAAAATCTTACGATGAAGCACGTAAGCTCTATGATGAATGCAGGCCTCTTTACGAAAAAGCAGCAATGAAGTGGAACCAGAAATTCCTCTACGCAGCTCCATGGCCTCCCAGTGGGTTGGTTACCAAGAAGCCGGTCAGAAAGCCCGAGGACATAAAAGGGTTAAAAACCAGAACCTACGACAAGAATGGGGCAAACTTTTTAAGGGAGCTTGGGGGATCACCGGTATCACTACCCTGGGGTGAGGTTTACTCTTCTCTGAGAACGGGTATGATAGATTCGGTTCTGACTTCGGCAGAATCGACAAAAAACGGTAAGTTCTGGGAAGTTCTGAGCTATTTTACAAAGATCAACTATGCCTATCCGTTAAACATGGTAACGATCAATCTGGATTACTGGAATGCCCTTTCCCGGGAACAGCAGGAGGCAATACTAAAAGCGGCTGCCGAGATTGAAGCTTCTCAGTGGGCCGCTTCGGAAAAACGCAACGAAGAAGCACTCAGGATCATCCAGGAGCAGGGCATAAAGGTGGAGGAAGAAACCCCTGAACTCACGAAGGCAATGGATGAGGCGGCCAAAAAGATAGTAATGGAATTTTTGAAAGATGCTTCCGATGAGGAAAGGAAAATTCTGGAAAAATACATCGAGTAG
- a CDS encoding amino acid ABC transporter ATP-binding protein → MVKAYDEDVIVEIVDLHKWFGNFHVLKGINLKVHRKEIIVICGPSGSGKSTLIRCINRLETHQKGKIIVDGIELTDNVKNIEKIRSEVGMVFQHFNLFPHLTVLENLTLGPIWVRKMPRKQAEEIAMHFLEKVHIADQAHKYPGQLSGGQQQRVAIARSLCMSPKIMLFDEPTSALDPEMIKEVLDVMVELAEEGMTMIVVTHEMGFAKKVAHRVMFMDEGVIVESNTPEEFFSNPRHERTKLFLSQILH, encoded by the coding sequence ATGGTTAAGGCTTACGACGAAGACGTTATAGTTGAGATCGTTGATCTTCATAAGTGGTTCGGGAATTTCCATGTACTGAAAGGCATTAATCTAAAGGTTCACAGAAAGGAGATCATAGTAATCTGTGGACCCTCCGGATCGGGAAAATCAACCCTTATACGATGCATAAACCGTCTTGAGACTCACCAGAAGGGAAAAATCATCGTGGACGGTATTGAGCTGACCGACAATGTAAAAAATATCGAAAAAATCCGTTCGGAAGTGGGAATGGTTTTTCAGCATTTTAACCTTTTTCCTCACCTCACAGTGCTCGAGAACCTGACTCTCGGGCCTATATGGGTAAGGAAAATGCCCAGAAAGCAGGCGGAAGAGATAGCCATGCACTTTCTGGAGAAGGTGCACATAGCCGATCAGGCTCACAAATACCCGGGACAGCTCTCGGGAGGACAGCAGCAGAGGGTGGCCATTGCGAGGAGCCTGTGCATGTCTCCCAAGATTATGCTGTTCGACGAGCCCACATCGGCTCTGGATCCGGAGATGATAAAGGAGGTTCTGGATGTAATGGTTGAACTGGCCGAGGAAGGTATGACAATGATTGTGGTGACCCACGAGATGGGTTTTGCAAAAAAGGTGGCCCACAGGGTTATGTTCATGGACGAGGGGGTTATAGTTGAGAGCAACACGCCTGAGGAGTTCTTTTCCAATCCCAGGCATGAGAGAACAAAGCTGTTTCTAAGCCAGATACTTCACTGA
- a CDS encoding amino acid ABC transporter permease has protein sequence MKPLEWLQKNLFNTWYNSLLTVIVLLILWEVVPPFFRWAFLDSAWFTSPEICRDSGGACWSIITQNIRFIIFGFYPYDQQWRPLLAMLILFGILAYSRDRRRWNRNLLYVWAVALPVMGLLMKGGLLGLPPVESSKWGGLPLTLLLALFGLTAAYPLGVILALGRQSKLPAVKLLCVVYIELIRGVPLISLLFMGSIIFPLFLPEGITISKILRAQIAIILFTAAYIAEVVRGGLQAIPRGQYEAAASLGLNYYLTMRLVILPQALKIVIPPTVSVLISAFKDTSLVVIIALYDVLKTTQTVLSDPKWMGFSREAYIFLAILYFLGCFSMSRFSQKLEKELHRGG, from the coding sequence ATGAAGCCGCTGGAATGGCTGCAGAAAAACCTTTTCAATACCTGGTATAATTCACTGCTCACCGTCATCGTCCTACTGATCCTCTGGGAAGTGGTTCCGCCTTTTTTCAGGTGGGCTTTTCTGGATTCGGCATGGTTTACATCACCGGAAATATGCCGTGATTCCGGCGGGGCCTGCTGGTCCATTATCACTCAGAATATACGTTTCATTATCTTTGGGTTTTATCCCTACGACCAGCAATGGCGGCCCTTACTGGCAATGTTAATTCTCTTTGGAATACTTGCTTACAGCAGAGACCGCAGAAGGTGGAATAGAAACCTTTTGTATGTCTGGGCCGTTGCTCTACCGGTTATGGGCCTTTTAATGAAGGGCGGACTGCTGGGACTGCCTCCCGTGGAAAGCTCTAAATGGGGTGGCTTGCCTTTAACCCTATTACTTGCCCTCTTTGGCCTTACGGCAGCCTATCCTCTCGGTGTTATTCTGGCCCTCGGCAGGCAATCAAAACTCCCTGCCGTCAAGCTTCTATGCGTCGTTTACATTGAGCTCATACGGGGAGTCCCTCTCATAAGCCTTCTTTTTATGGGGTCCATAATTTTCCCTCTCTTCCTGCCGGAGGGAATAACCATAAGCAAAATCCTGAGAGCCCAGATAGCGATAATACTGTTTACGGCAGCCTATATAGCCGAAGTGGTCAGAGGAGGTCTTCAGGCTATACCCAGAGGACAGTATGAAGCAGCCGCATCTCTGGGTCTTAACTATTACCTGACCATGAGGCTGGTTATACTTCCGCAGGCGCTCAAAATAGTAATACCTCCCACGGTAAGTGTTCTCATATCGGCTTTTAAGGATACATCTCTCGTGGTTATCATAGCTCTTTACGACGTTTTGAAGACCACACAAACCGTGTTGTCCGATCCCAAGTGGATGGGTTTTAGCAGAGAGGCTTACATTTTCCTCGCAATATTGTATTTTCTGGGTTGTTTTTCCATGTCCAGGTTCAGTCAGAAGCTGGAAAAGGAGCTTCACAGAGGAGGTTAA
- a CDS encoding amino acid ABC transporter permease — protein sequence MIRFWLDARVRAVAFQVVVVLLVALAAWYLISNTVENLRRQNIATGFDFLGKPASFEIGESLIPYSSSDTYAKALIVGALNTLKVSLIGIVITVIVGTFIGIARLSSNWLVSRLAAAYIEAMQDIPVLLHLFFWYALFYETFPGPRQALSLFDCVYICNRGVFFPRIIYNPAYKWIALSFVAASLISFLLKKWSDRRQARTGKTFPVFRVSLAIIVSLPILSWFAAGKPLDFEIPRVRGFNFVGGLSFSPEFMALLLGLVLYTAAFVAEIVRAGIQSVSKGQWEAALSLGLTHSQVLRLVVLPQALRVIVPPLTSQMLNLTKNSSLAVAIGYPDFVSVANTTINQTGQAVEGVALIMLVYLFFSLSTSAFMNWYNRKVKLVER from the coding sequence ATGATCAGATTTTGGCTTGATGCCAGGGTAAGAGCGGTTGCCTTTCAGGTCGTGGTCGTCCTTCTTGTGGCTCTGGCAGCCTGGTATCTGATTTCAAACACGGTGGAAAACCTCAGGCGCCAGAATATAGCCACGGGCTTTGACTTTCTCGGCAAACCCGCTTCCTTTGAAATAGGCGAATCTTTAATACCTTACAGCTCTTCCGATACCTATGCAAAGGCTCTTATCGTTGGGGCTCTGAATACTCTTAAGGTTTCCCTGATAGGGATCGTGATTACGGTTATTGTCGGCACTTTTATAGGAATTGCCCGTCTAAGCAGTAACTGGCTGGTTTCAAGGCTTGCTGCGGCATACATTGAAGCAATGCAGGACATTCCGGTCCTCCTGCACCTTTTTTTCTGGTACGCCCTCTTTTACGAAACCTTTCCGGGGCCGAGACAGGCACTGTCTCTTTTTGACTGCGTTTACATATGTAACCGTGGTGTTTTCTTTCCCAGAATTATCTATAACCCTGCCTACAAGTGGATTGCTCTTTCTTTTGTCGCGGCCTCTTTGATCTCCTTTCTCCTGAAAAAATGGTCCGACAGACGTCAGGCCAGGACCGGAAAAACCTTTCCGGTTTTCAGAGTTTCTCTGGCCATAATCGTCTCTCTTCCAATTCTGTCGTGGTTTGCGGCAGGGAAACCTCTTGACTTTGAAATACCCAGGGTCAGGGGTTTTAACTTTGTGGGCGGTCTGTCTTTTTCTCCAGAATTTATGGCTCTTCTGCTGGGTCTCGTCCTTTATACGGCCGCTTTCGTTGCGGAAATAGTCAGGGCGGGCATTCAATCGGTGAGTAAAGGACAGTGGGAAGCAGCTTTATCCCTGGGGCTTACTCACAGTCAGGTGCTGCGTCTGGTCGTGCTGCCGCAGGCACTTCGTGTAATCGTACCGCCTCTGACCAGTCAGATGTTGAACCTGACAAAGAACAGTTCGCTTGCCGTAGCCATAGGCTATCCGGACTTTGTTTCCGTTGCCAACACGACTATTAATCAGACCGGTCAGGCCGTGGAAGGAGTTGCTCTCATAATGCTGGTGTATCTCTTTTTCAGTCTGTCCACATCGGCTTTTATGAACTGGTACAACAGGAAAGTGAAGCTGGTGGAGCGCTAG
- a CDS encoding amino acid ABC transporter substrate-binding protein: MKTKVLVFLCVMMLMVSQALAGTLEEVRARGYLIAGVNGSVFGFSMPDEKGVWRGLDVDTARAIAAAVFGDASKVKFVPLTAVQRLPALQSKEVDVLCRNTTHTLTRDTVNGLNFAHVNFYDGQGFMVPKKLGVKSAKELNGATVCVLPGTTTELNAADFFKKNKMTWKPVVIEQAAELNKAFFSGRCDVLTSDVSQLAAHRAVAPNPDDYIILPEVISKEPLAPVVRHGDDQWFDIVNWTVMALIQAEEFGITSQNVDEMLKSDDPAIQRFLGVTPGLGKALGLDDKWAYNIIKQVGNYGEIFERNVGPNTPLGLPRGLNALWTQGGLMYAAPFR; this comes from the coding sequence ATGAAGACGAAGGTCCTGGTTTTTTTGTGCGTTATGATGCTTATGGTTTCGCAGGCTTTGGCAGGTACGCTGGAAGAGGTCAGGGCACGGGGGTACCTTATTGCCGGTGTGAATGGTAGTGTCTTCGGTTTCAGCATGCCCGACGAGAAGGGAGTGTGGCGCGGGCTTGACGTGGACACTGCCAGGGCAATTGCCGCTGCCGTTTTTGGCGATGCGAGCAAGGTTAAGTTTGTGCCGCTTACGGCGGTTCAGAGGCTTCCGGCCCTTCAGTCCAAGGAAGTGGACGTTTTATGTCGAAACACAACTCACACTTTAACCAGGGATACCGTAAACGGGTTAAACTTCGCCCACGTAAATTTCTACGACGGTCAGGGCTTCATGGTGCCAAAGAAGCTCGGTGTGAAGAGCGCGAAGGAGCTAAACGGTGCTACCGTGTGCGTTCTTCCCGGTACCACGACGGAACTGAATGCGGCCGACTTTTTCAAGAAGAACAAGATGACCTGGAAGCCTGTAGTTATCGAGCAGGCTGCGGAGCTCAACAAGGCCTTCTTTTCCGGTCGGTGTGATGTTCTTACCTCCGATGTATCTCAGCTTGCGGCCCACAGAGCCGTTGCCCCAAATCCAGATGATTACATTATCCTTCCGGAGGTTATTTCAAAAGAACCGCTTGCCCCGGTTGTTCGTCACGGCGACGACCAGTGGTTTGATATAGTCAACTGGACGGTGATGGCCCTTATACAGGCCGAGGAGTTCGGCATAACTTCTCAGAATGTGGACGAAATGTTGAAAAGTGATGATCCTGCAATCCAGAGGTTTCTGGGTGTAACTCCGGGGCTTGGTAAGGCCCTTGGACTTGATGACAAGTGGGCCTACAATATCATCAAACAGGTGGGCAACTACGGTGAAATCTTCGAACGAAACGTGGGACCTAACACTCCTCTTGGGCTTCCCAGAGGCCTTAACGCTCTGTGGACTCAGGGCGGCCTGATGTACGCAGCTCCTTTCCGTTAA
- a CDS encoding hydantoinase B/oxoprolinase family protein has translation MSREINPVLLEVFKNRFASIAEEMGVTLNRTAYSPNIKERRDFSCALFDAKGQMVAQAAHIPVHLGSMPLSVKSAIETCSFSPGDMVILNDPYKGGTHLPDVTLVAPVFAGSDGPVFFVANRAHHADIGGMSSGSMPLSRSLYQEGLIIPPVKLVEQGRLDRKIMDILLNNVRTPEEREGDLDAQIMANMTGIKRLEELISKYGLETCVSYAEALMDYAEKVMRGVISGIPDGTYSFTDFMDDDGVEREDIAIRLELKVSGDEAVLDFTGSDPQVAGSINAVYAITLSAALYVFRCLVDEDVPTNAGLIRPISVVTRKGTIVDAVFPAPVAGGNVETSQRIVDVILGALAQAIPEKIPAASQGTMNNITIGGVRPDSGVSFAYYETIGGGMGAASDGDGESAVHSHMTNTLNTPVEALEYTYPLMITTYSIRRGSGGEGRFRGGDGIVREIKLLTDSEVTILSERRRRGPYGLYGGEPGSRGRNIIVSDGVEREVGGKFHGYLKAGDVLRIETPGGGGYGSPEG, from the coding sequence ATGAGTAGAGAGATAAATCCTGTTCTTCTTGAGGTTTTCAAGAATCGCTTTGCGTCGATTGCAGAGGAGATGGGGGTTACGCTGAACAGAACGGCCTATTCGCCTAACATCAAGGAGCGTCGAGATTTTTCATGCGCTCTTTTCGATGCTAAAGGTCAGATGGTTGCTCAGGCTGCCCACATTCCCGTTCATCTTGGTTCCATGCCTCTTTCGGTAAAATCGGCCATTGAGACGTGCAGTTTCTCACCGGGGGACATGGTCATTCTGAATGACCCCTACAAAGGCGGGACTCATTTGCCCGATGTAACGCTGGTTGCACCCGTTTTTGCCGGCAGTGACGGACCCGTTTTCTTTGTTGCCAACAGGGCTCACCATGCGGACATAGGCGGTATGAGTTCCGGATCAATGCCCCTGTCCAGGTCTCTTTACCAGGAAGGACTTATCATACCCCCCGTTAAGCTTGTAGAACAGGGCAGACTCGACAGGAAAATCATGGACATCCTGTTAAACAATGTTCGTACTCCAGAAGAAAGGGAAGGGGATCTTGACGCTCAAATAATGGCTAACATGACCGGTATAAAGCGTCTGGAAGAGCTCATATCAAAATACGGTCTGGAAACCTGCGTAAGTTATGCGGAAGCTCTGATGGATTATGCAGAAAAGGTCATGCGGGGGGTCATTTCGGGAATTCCCGACGGTACGTATTCCTTCACCGACTTTATGGACGATGACGGGGTTGAAAGGGAAGATATAGCAATCCGGCTTGAGCTCAAGGTCAGCGGCGACGAGGCTGTGTTGGATTTTACCGGGAGCGATCCACAGGTTGCAGGTAGTATAAATGCCGTATACGCTATAACCCTTTCTGCGGCTCTTTATGTCTTCAGATGCCTTGTTGATGAAGACGTCCCGACGAATGCGGGTTTAATCAGGCCCATTTCGGTGGTTACGCGTAAGGGCACAATTGTGGATGCCGTGTTTCCTGCGCCCGTTGCAGGGGGGAATGTTGAGACCTCTCAGCGGATTGTGGATGTAATCCTGGGTGCTCTGGCTCAGGCAATCCCGGAGAAGATACCTGCCGCAAGTCAGGGAACCATGAATAACATTACAATAGGTGGCGTGCGACCTGATTCCGGTGTGTCCTTTGCCTATTACGAGACCATCGGTGGAGGAATGGGTGCCGCTTCTGATGGAGACGGTGAATCGGCCGTACACAGTCACATGACGAATACGCTCAATACACCGGTGGAAGCGCTGGAGTACACTTATCCTCTTATGATAACCACATATTCCATTCGCAGAGGGTCTGGGGGGGAAGGAAGGTTCAGAGGCGGTGATGGGATTGTGCGGGAGATTAAGCTTCTCACGGACTCGGAGGTCACAATCCTGTCGGAGCGGCGCCGTCGTGGTCCCTATGGGCTTTACGGAGGTGAACCCGGGAGTAGAGGGCGTAACATTATAGTAAGCGATGGTGTGGAAAGAGAAGTCGGCGGGAAATTCCACGGATATCTGAAAGCCGGCGATGTTTTGAGGATCGAGACCCCCGGAGGCGGGGGATATGGTTCGCCTGAAGGCTAA